ATCGAACTCGGAGAGCTCGACATCACCTATAAGTGCAGAACCGCTGCTAAGGCTCAAGTCCTCGCCGATTTTCTCGTGGAGTTATCTCCGGAACTCGCTCAAGATTTGGAAACCTCGGATTCAACATGGATCCTGCATGTCGACGGTTCCTCGACGAACAAAGGCTCTGGAGCAGGAGTTCAGCTTCAATCCCCATCGGGAGAGCTCATTCGACAGTCGTTCAGCTTCGGTTTCCCAGCATCAAACAACGAAGCAGAATACGAGTCACTCATCGCGGGCCTTCGCCTCGCCAAAGCAGTCAAGGCAAAGCGACTCAGTGCATACTGCGACTCACAGCTTGTCGCCAGTCAGTTCAGCGGTGATTACGATGCGCGCAACGACAGAATGGATGCTTATCTCCGAGTCGTACAAGCATTGGCTAAAGAATTCGAATTCTTCGAGCTCACCAAGGTTCCTCGTGGAGAAAACGTCTGTGCGGATGCGCTCGCAGCACTCGGAAGCAAGCTACGCGATCAAGTCAAAAGAACTATTCCAATCCACCGAATCGAGAAGCCAAGCATCGACATCTCGACGGAGTCGGCTAACTTCGTCACCACAGAACCCGAAACAACGCCCTTATCAGAGACCAACGACGACTCCGAGATGATAGACCAAGATCAGCTACTACCCGACTGGAGGACTGAATTCATCCAATATCTCACCGCGGGCACACTTCCAACGGATAAATGGGCCGCAAGACGATTAAAGAGGCGCAGCGCGCACTATGTCGTCATGGAAGGAGAACTCCACCGAGTAACGGCTAACAAGGTCCTCCTGAAATGCATTTTTGCCGAGCAAACGCAGCTAGTAATGGCGGAGACTCACGAAGGAGCAGGTGGAAACCATTCCGGAGGTCGGTCACTAGCCCTGAAGATTCGGAACTTGGGATTTTTCTGGCCAACTATGAATACCGACTGCGAAGCATATGCCCGACGATGCGACAAATGCCAACGACACGCTCCGAGTATCCACAGTCCAACCGAGCTACTGCGAACTTCCGCAGCACCTTACCCATTCATGCGATGGGGGATGGATATCATCGGACCAATGCCGAATTCTCGCCAACGTCGTTTCGTGCTGGTATTGACCGACTATTTCACCAAATGGATTGAAGCAGAAGCCTTCGCGCAGGTTACAGAGAAGGAGGTTCGCGGCTTTGTTTGGAAGAACATTATCTGTCGCCACGGCCTGCCATACGAGATCGTGACGGACAACGGATCACAGTTTATGTCCGGAAACTTTAAAGATTTCTGCAATAAGTGGAACATCCGACTAAGCCCTTCAACGCCGAGGTATCCTCAAGGAAACGGACAAGCAGAATCCTCGAATAAGATCATCATCGACGGAATCAAGAAGCGCCTCGATCTCAAAAAGGGACATTGGGCTGATGAACTCGACGGCGTGCTCTGGTCGCACCGGACAACCCCCCGAGGAGCGACAAAATCTACCCCTTTCTCGCTCGCTTACGGGATGGAAGCAATGGCTCCAGCCGAGGTCAATGTAACAAGTCTCCGCCGGTCCAAGATGCCTCAGCATGTCGAACTTAATCAAGAAATGCTGCTAGATGCCCTCGACGGGCTAGAGGAAAAGCGCGACCAAGCCTTACTCCGAATCCAAAACTACCAAAACCAAATCGAGAGCTACTATAACAAAAAGGTCCGCTCGCGTCCCCTTGAGCTCGGCGATCTGGTTATGAGAAAAGTCTTTGAGAACACCAAGGAACCCAACGCTGGAAAACTCGGCGCAAATTGGGAAGGACCATATAAGATCACTCGAGTCGTCAAACCAGGAGTATACCGACTCGAGACTTCCCACGGAGAAGCAGTTCCACGAGCTTGGAACTCCATGCATCTTCGTCGCTTCTATTCGTAAAACGAGTAACCTGTCGGAACGAGTAAAATGATTTACATCACCGTTTtactcccaaaaaaaaaaaaaaaaaaaaaaaaaaaaaaaaaaacccgagTAGATGCACCCTACGGTCACTTCTACTCGTCCAAGTAAATGACTACCAAGTCACTTTTACTTGGACCAAaatgaactacgaaaggcttgatcctcCCCGGAGGTACGTAGGCATCCCCTCTACGGGGTCCAGCCCCAACctaataaaaacacatttcgTCTCACTCTCCCGAGTAAAAGACCCATCAAATGATGCTAGCCCCTTAACTCGAAAGCGGCGCACGAGCACTCATCCCACTTGGTCGAAGATATCCTGATCAGATATCAAACGACGGGAAAAACAGAGTCCCGCGTCACCGATGCTTGAGGCATTGACCGACTCACGAGCGAAATTTCTGGATCTTATCGCAAATCAGAGAATAATGAGTTGGCCGACCAAATCTCTCTCGGTTACCGCGGAGCATCCAGATACCTTTTCCTCGGAAACTCGTTAAAACTCCTTGCcttgttttttcttgttataTATCTTTGATATTCAATTACGGACAAGGTTGTCAGGAACAACTTAATGAGAAATGAATTACGATTCGAAGCCAAATAAACACTTAATAGGAATTTCAAAGTTTCTACAGAATGCCGAATTCATAGATTCCGAGGAATCaaggcaacaaaaaaaaaaagagagtaaaagaAGTTACAACAAACAACATGGATTATCAATCGACCACAGGAAGATCCTTGTCGCCACTGCCGTCACCCTCTCCGGGACCCGATACGCGGCCAAACTTCGTTGGGATTGCCTCGGTAACATTCGCGGCTGGCGTCTCGGTTGGAAGGTCGCCTCCCTTCCCCGGGTCTTCTGACGAGGAAGCCGACGAGCTGGCGTTCTTCGACGCCTTTGCAGAGGAATCAGTCAGCACGATGGTAGGCACAGCCCCGTCTTTCTGGACAACCGGTCCCTCTGATGTTCGCCCCGTTGGATCGACGCCTTGGTCGATATTCTGATTGGACGATACGGCCGTTTGAGCAGGTTTCTCCGTCGGGTCTGCCGATTGGGGATTTCGGTCGGCGAGGGGAGTACGAAGAGCAATGGCAGCCTCTGAATCGATTAAACCAATGTTCGATCCAAACGGGTCGAGCTGACGCCAAATCTCTTCGATCAGAAACCGGGATTCCAACACTAACGGGGAGAGACGAAGGTCTTCTGCCGGAATTTCCTTTACTTCCAAGCGTTCTGCTTCCTCTTCATAGTGCCTCTCTTGCTCAGCGAAGAAATCGATGGTTTCCTGCGGGATCTCGACGCCTGAGGCCTTAATCTGCTCGAGACATTTCCTCGTTCCGAAGGCTTGGCTGTAGAGGCACCTAGCATCGTCATACTTGTCCCGTTGATCCTCACGAAGAGAAATCCTATGGAAGCGTTTCTCAGCCTTAGCAATCATGGCGATCAACACGCGAATCCTCTCGTGCGTAACCTCGTACCTACGAGATTTCCGAAGCCTTGCCATCTCCTCGGAATGCCTAAGCGATTCCGCGGCTATCCTCCTTTCTAGGTCGACCTTTTCTTTCCGCTGCTTATCCACCACGAACTCGAGATTGTTCATCGCCTCCTTACACATCTGCAGTTCAGCCGCATCAGACGTTCGCGTCTCGTCAAACGCTTTCCTGAGAGATTTCTCCCGAGCAATGGCTTCAGCCTTTTCCCGCGAAGACACCCGAAGAGCCTCCTCCGCTTTCTTCTTGGCTTCTTCGCTCTCGCGGATCTGCTCTCTGGCCCGCCTAAGGGCCGAGTCATACTTCCCGATCAAAACATTCCAGTCGCCGTGactctgattaaaaaaaaaaaggagagactTAGCCAAAATAATTTTAGGCTCAGGAAAGAAGGAAACAAGCAACCGCGTACCTTTACCGACGAGCAAGAAGCATGTTCATACTCATCTTTAAAGATGAGGTCCCCCACTGAAGGAAGCAAGTCAGGACCGCCTTTGACTAGTCGCAGCAAGCGAGCGCAATCCTCCGGGTAACAGGCCAGCGGGAGTTCTCGGCTGAACTCGAACTTAAACCCATCCTCCGGGGTCTCCTTGGGACGGCCGGACACACGGGTTTCGGAACCTTCCGTGATATGAGCCGAAGAATCGCCCCTCAGAGGGACTCGCGGTCTTTCAGAGGCTGGCAATTCCCTCGGAGTCTCAGAGAGGCCTTGATCACCCACTAAGGCTCCGCGATTCTGCTGAGAGCCTTCTCGTCTTCTCCGACGCAAAGCGATGGTCTCATTCTCGTCATCATCCGAGGTCCCAACCTCGGGAGTAGCGTCAGGGACCAAGGCTCGGAGTTCCTCTTCGCAAACCGAGGATGGTCGGGGCGCGGAGAAGTCTTGCTTCTTCGTTTTCTTTTTTCTGGGAACGTCTTCCACAGGTGGTTCCGCGGCTTTCCTCTTCTTACTACTCTTCTTCGAGGGATTATCCGGATCGGTTTGACCTATCTCGTCAGACTCTTTCCGAGTCTCCTtgcctctcttcttcttcgaggCCTTTCCCTGAGAAGAACCGCCAGCGGGCGCCTGCTCGGCGATAACGGGGACGACGTCCGTAATCTCGACTCCCGCAGAGCCGTCAGTACCCTTTTTGGCACCTATCTTCCCCGCCGTAATAAGGCTCAGATCGGGCAATTGCTTCATTGTTCGGGCTTGATTGATTTCCTTTTGCTCGGCTCGGGTAAAAAGAGACAACCGTTTCAGGGTCGATCGGTTGATGAGAGGAAGCAAGTCCGAAACCCAACGCTCTgcgaaaaacaaagaaaaatccCAATAAGACTTTGTTCGCTTGATAGGAAACATAAAGGAGGAGCGAGAACTTACGACTCGCAATCCGTTCTACAGATCTTTGAATTCTCTCCCGAGTAAAATCCTCCCAGTGATCTTGCTTCTGCAACGCGACAATCCGAGCACTCTCCTTCCAATCCTCGGGGTACGTAGCGAGATTCGGATGACCaactacaaaaagaaaatataagcGTTAGACGAGCACACACCACAATCGTCACATAAGATAGCGTGCAGTACCCATCTCTGCATTCCAGAGAACGCGGTAACCAGACTTCGGCGGCTCTTCGAACGCCGACCTGTTCGACTTCACGTAGAAGTACGAGCGCTGCCAGTCTGAAGTTTTGGTCGGATAACCCGTGACCACGTTATAGTTTGGGCGCATTCTCGTCGAGACGAGCCCATCGTCGGAAATCGAAACTGAAGTCAATTCCTCAAACGACCTCACACTCATCAATGTCCCCGCCTCAGCCGCGATCACCGATAAAACGACCATCAACCGGAGAGAACCGTTCATCAACTGGCTCAAAGCGACTCCTCTGCGGAACGCGTAAGCCGTGACGATTCGAGGAATCGGGAACCATAATTTCGTGTCGTTCCTGAAATACGACTCGTAGATGCACTGATATCCCTTCGGAGGCGACCAAGGCCTCTGGTCCCGCTTTGGAATGATGAACGAGACCCCGTGTGCGTTGAGATCTCGGAGGATAGCTTCCACCGACTCCACGGTGGACTTCGTCCTCTCGACGTTGGACCAATCTTGTCCGTCGACGACCGAAGGTCGAATTCTCCAAACCTCCATTGGACTCTCCTCGGCGAAGATGTTCCCGGGATAATAGCTGATCGGAACAATCGAGGTGTCGACCGCTTCCTGACCGTCGTCATCGCCCCGGAACTGTTCCCTCGCTTCCGAGACCAAGAGACGCTGCGATAAGTTCATATTTTCCGAATCCATCATCGCTTCGTGATGGGTATCGTCAGAATCCCGAGAAGATACCGCCCCCTTTCCCTTTTGTTCTCGCGTCAAACGACGGGGTGACGACATCTCGGATAATCGCAGATCTAAAAAcaaagataaagagagagaaggagcgtagagagagaaagtacctttaGCGCTGCGGAGAGAAATGAAAAGAAGTGGAGAGGGGGGGAGCTATTTATAAGAAAAGATAAGCGCGGAGATCAAGGCGCCATCATTACGCCTAATAAGGCCTAATTGGGCCTAAACCCAATTAGGCGCGTGGTCGACAGATGCGCCGGTCCGTCTTCTCGACCCGTAAGCATTTATCTCACGATCGCAACGCGTGAAAAACGGACGCGTCAATCCACTCTCTCGATCGAGAAGTATCGATCGAACGGGTCGACTCCTCAACGGTCAGTCGCTTGCTCGGGTTGAACCTTTTGTTCTCCGAACCACAGACACCAAATTCATCGAGGATCGATTGCTCGACCATCAATAAACtggggggggacttactgttgggGATGGATTTAACCCATCCACAAAGCCCATCGAACAAAAGGCCCAATCCAGCAAACCGAGTCGACGTCGGCGCAGAAGCCGATTCTCGAGGCTTCAACTTAACCAGGAAGCGCCGTTAGTCGAAGCGGAGAGCAAGCGAAGCGAGGCTGATCGACTAAACGGCTCGGAACGAGCGCCTCATAATCAGGCCCGAAGGGCCGACAAAGCCCAATCAATAAAAAGAGATTAGGTTAAGGTAATCGAACAGAGTATAAAAGGAGAGGAAAGCAAAGGAGAAGGGGGATCGACACTTAGCTACACAAACTTAGCggcgagattagggtttatcatCCGTACAATCATCTCTCTGctatttgtacttttccggtttaAGCTCTCACGAGCTCCGGCTTGCTTTTACTTTCTCCACCTTTGTAACATCATCTCGAAATCTAATAAACGCCTCTGTTCGACCCATTTCTAGTATTGTTTACTTCTTCTGAGACCAAACTCACCTTAAACAAGAGGATCCCTGAGAGAGTGGTTCACGCCAGAGGAATCAGTGCTAAGGGTTTCTTTGAGGTCACACATGACATTTCAAACCTCACTTGTGCTGACTTCCTCAGAGCCCCCGGTGTTCAAACTCCGGTCATCGTCCGTTTCTCCACCGTGGTTCACGAACGTGCCAGCCCTGAGACCATGAGGGATATTCGCGGGTTTGCCGTCAAGTTTTACACCCGAGAGGTACAGATTCttgttttaccattttaataAATGTTCTATGTATTTGACTTTTATGAGAATTAATATCATGCTACTGCTATTCAGGGAAACTTTGATCTTGTTGGGAACAACACTCCGGTGTTCTTCATCCGTGATGGGATCCAGTTCCCGGATGTTGTCCACGCGCTGAAACCAAACCCCAAGACAAACATCCAAGAGTACTGGAGGATACTGGACTACATGTCCCACTTACCAGAGAGCTTGCTCACATGGTGCTGGATGTTTGATGATGTCGGTATCCCACAAGACTACAGACACATGGAAGGTTTCGGTGTCCACACCTACACTCTAGTTTCCAAGTCTGGAAAAGTTCTCTTCGTGAAGTTCCACTGGAAACCAACTTGTGGAATCAAGAATCTGACTGATGATGAGGCTAAGGTGGTTGGTGGAGCCAACCACAGCCATGCAACTAAGGATCTCCATGACGCCATTGCATCTGGTAACTATCCTGAGTGGAAGCTTTTCATCCAGACAATGGATCCTGCGGATGAGGATAAGTTTGATTTCGACCCGCTTGATGTGACCAAGATCTGGCCTGAGGATATCTTGCCTTTGCAACCAGTTGGTCGTTTGGTTCTGAACAGGACCATTGATAACTTCTTTAATGAAACTGAGCAGCTCGCTTTCAACCCAGGTCTTGTGGTTCCTGGGATCTACTACTCTGATGATAAGCTGCTTCAGTGTAGAATTTTTGCTTATGGTGACACTCAGAGACATCGTCTTGGG
This genomic interval from Brassica napus cultivar Da-Ae chromosome A6, Da-Ae, whole genome shotgun sequence contains the following:
- the LOC111198594 gene encoding catalase-3-like, which produces MDPYKYRPSSAYNSPFYTTNGGAPVSNNISSLTIGERGPVLLEDYHLIEKVANFTRERIPERVVHARGISAKGFFEVTHDISNLTCADFLRAPGVQTPVIVRFSTVVHERASPETMRDIRGFAVKFYTREGNFDLVGNNTPVFFIRDGIQFPDVVHALKPNPKTNIQEYWRILDYMSHLPESLLTWCWMFDDVGIPQDYRHMEGFGVHTYTLVSKSGKVLFVKFHWKPTCGIKNLTDDEAKVVGGANHSHATKDLHDAIASGNYPEWKLFIQTMDPADEDKFDFDPLDVTKIWPEDILPLQPVGRLVLNRTIDNFFNETEQLAFNPGLVVPGIYYSDDKLLQCRIFAYGDTQRHRLGPNYLQLPVNAPKCAHHNNHHEGFMNFMHRDEEINYYPSKFDPVRCAEKVPIPNKSYTGIRTKCIIKKENNFKQPGDRYRSWAPDRQDRFVKRWVEILSEPRLTHEIRSIWISYWSQADRSLGQKLASRLNVRPSI